CGCCTTCTTCTTCctgtgttaaaaataatttgagggaaaaaaagtttgaagatTTTTGACCtacctcaaaaaatttgaaggtCGAGCCATCACGTTTTGCGCCGTATGGGATTTTGCCGTTCAAATTAGCAAGGTCTTCAGCAGATTTAATAGGTCTCACAATGGTTTCAATCGTGAGAAAGGCCGCTAAATTAGCCGTATATGACGTTGTCATTAACATGCAGAAGAACCACCAGGCTGTTGCAAGTATTCGCGTTGATACTCCactttaatgaatatttaattagcaTTTTTACTCGTAATCTGGAGTAAATACTGTGTTTTCTcaaataatgttaattaataaggACCTACATTGGAGCGATTTCCGAACCTTGTTGCATAATACTTCCAATAGTGAACCAAATACAGTTCGAGAACGTAAACTGATTCTCTAGCTCTTCTGGATTTTCAATGCACGGATACGGATTAGTCCATTCGGCGGGACTTACCCGtccaattacaaataataataatgatgttaAAAACAGCGCTCCGAATAAACAAAGCCATACTGATATTGATAACGGTgacataaatgaaaataaactaGGCGCTGCTTTTCCCGGTTTCTTGTACAAAATACTTATTCCtaaaatatttagatttttttttttaaaagctcatttatttatcaattatcaattattacatTCAAATTTACCCACCCAGATGCATAAAAGGCATCGTGAAGTCAACGACTTTTTCCCGATCTGAGAGTATTGTCAAATCTGTGATAGCGAGATCTGCTTCCTAATTAAATGGGATAGaaaaatgtattattattaactatttataaattaataaaagtcctGAGAGGATCGGAAGGGAATCACGTATTCGGTGGCTGTTACAAGAGAACGTGGATATTGGTACAGGATGATAACTTGTTGGCAGCAGTTAAGTTAGCATCAGATGTGGGAGAAAACTGTTTTATCTTAAGCTGAAAGTTGGATTTCAAGTAGGGATCGAAGTTAGAGACTGTcctccctgatagccaagttggccgcaaaagttggcatttccataagttgacggcaacttTTCGAGAAACTTGTCGACAATTTGCTGACAACTTGTCTACAAATTGCTTAGAAACTTGGTggcaggttgcggcagtagattgtcgtcaactttctgagcaacttgtagtcaacagttacacaaaCTGAAAGTTGTCCACAACTTGATGTCAAGTTGGTCACAACAcaggtacaccaactttctgatcagaaactctggcttTCAGTGCTGATAGCCAAGCTGGTAGCAAGCTATAGGCAACCTACTGCAGCAACTTGTTGCTAAATTGACCGCAGAAATTgacatttccataagttgacagCAACTGGGCGCCAGCTTTCTTAGAAAGTTGAAGACAAAAGTTGGcattccataagttgacggaaaGTTGTCTTCAATTTTCCCAAAAAGCTGGCGTCAGTtcgcggcagtagattgtctcCAACAGCTGCAAACCCTAAAGTTGACGTCAACTTGATCATAACTAATTGACACCAACTTCCTGACCAGAAAGTTCGCTATCAGGGATAGTATCGACATCTGATCTAAAAATGACaagttaaaaattcacatAATCGTTAAAATTTGACTTCCACCCCGATAATCTCCTACTCATAGACTTTTATGTTAACAGTAAAAAGAAATGATATTAGTTGGCTATAATGACGATCATTTTACAGATACACACTTACCCCATCGATAATTTTTCCAAGCATTCCGGACCATTTGCCCGTTTTCTCATTAAGAGAACCAGTAACTTTGTCAACTTGTTCAACAAAGGTATAATTGAAATGCAGAATTTGACTTAATTCGTGTATTATATCTATTGCAAACCCTTCATAACGATCATTACCCGTTTTAGTAGTCGTCGATTCAGTCAACATGTTGAAGGgattgagctaaaaatatttgaccGGTTCAAAATccattaaacaaataattttgtaaattcttAATAAACCTACCAATGATATTACAACAGTAAAGGTTTGATTAGCTAAGTCTACGTCGCCATCTAATACCGGTGGTGGTTCTGGAATCCACTCTATGCTATTCGTGCTATTCCAATTTCCAATTGTTTTCAAACCATCTGGAGTGAGTCTCACAATATTAAGCTTAAAATCACTGCGGAATCCATTGGTATGGAATTTAATAAGACCTGTTAGTCCTTTCATTTCAGTCTGGAACATGACAAACAAATATTTGCTTTGCCAACTGAATTTTACTAGTTACCGTGATAAATATTACTtcagtaaattaataacataCAGAGCGAATGAAATTGCTCAGTGAAGCTCCGTGTTCCCAGTTGTCGAGCGCGTCACAAGCTAATGCTTTCACGTCACCTTCGACGGCTTCTTCGAGCTGTTTGAATGCCCGGGAAAACAACTGGATCGCGTCGAACATCAATGCCCAGTCGGTTCTCATTTTCGACAAATCCTCAAGTCCCATTTCACCCAAATATCCGTTAAATATCGACAATGAATCGGGATCCTCTGGATCAAGAAGACGTATTCCGGTTATGTTGGAGCCTGAGTGACTGTACGGGTCCAGATCTAATGTCTGCAGATcctttgatgaaaaataaactaattagcCTACGGTCATTATTGAGCTTATGATGAAATTCTCCCGCTAATTTACCAATGACGTTATGATTATTTTGTGACGATCAGACAGAATTCCAACTTGTTGGGATTGCTGCAAAACTTCCTCGAGGATATCGTAGGAGCAGTCGATAATGATGTTCTCTTCGTAggaatttttgactttttttaaaatactccGATAGTCCGGCCCCTTGCCCAAATAACGCAGGGTCACTGGATAACCCTTTGTGTCCCATCTTTGCAATAAATTGCTCATACGAAGAAGCGCTTCTGTACTGTCATACAATATTGTGAATTTTTCCCACTTGAACTCCGTTACCATATACAGGTAAATCTAAACAagtcaatatattttatttttgtcgctgccctgatagccaagttggcggCAACCTGTCGCCAAATTGACCATAAAAGTTgtcatttccataagttgatgacagctttctgagaaagttggtggCAGAAGTTGGCATTGCATTAGTTGATGGAAAGCtgccttcaattttctcagaaagttgtcGATAGGTTGCGGCTGTACATTGTCGCCAACTTTCTGGGAAACTTGTTGTCAAGTTACAAAAGCTGAAAGTTTTCGTCAAGTTGATCGCAACTCatgtacaccaactttctgatcagaaactcttGCTATCaggttgaataaaaaattagtatatctAAGAGGGTAATATTTGCAAAACTTAACTCGAATATTAGGAAAAAACATTTTCCGAATAAGCAAAAGAAATAGTGAAGATTTCGGTCTCATACAcatatcgcgttactaattCTAAAAggacatatatttgtatacccttttgattttgaaatttttttcacaattttcagttttaaaattagtcTAGAAAATGATTggtgataaaaacaaaattataagcCTTTTTGGCTTAAGGAAGTTCTCTaacgccaaaagggcgtatgaAAATAAACGTCTCTTTGGAATCAGTAACgcgttatatatttttaaatcatttcgaaaaaattagtagaatactgtttaaaattgaatttatgaaaatcagtgaatattcacttttgTGCAGTGAAAAGTGtgtcactaattcaaaaaAGTGGCACGAATTACTCgtcaattgataaatattcactatctacttgtaaattttactaatccatttttagagagtagctctgtttggaaaaaaatttaatttctaccGAAAACTTCTAAAgcataattttaagtaaagtctttataaatacaaataaaatcgATCTCGAGGCTTTTCGACTtaggaatgaaaaaaaaatgcgggATTATATTTCagatagatttaaaataatgaaagatATATAAAAAGAGCATACCAGTGAAAGTGTTTCGGAATGCGGATAAAAATTGATAGACTTCATACGAACGAGTTCTGAATCCCATCGCGCTACAATGTTTGGTAAATCCATAGTGTCACACATACTTTGAACGTGACTCGATGATACCTTATCATGGGGGCCAAACAGGGCCGCAATTCCTTCACCAACGAGCGTAcagactgaaattttttttttttttttactattttacaCTAGAGTACCAGAGCTTCAATGTAAATaagttttgataaaatatgatgcatggcgaaaaaaaattcaaaaaataacaggGCTCAGCCGGGATTTGAACCCGGGACCTCTCGCACCCAAAGCGAGAATCATACCCCTAGACCACTGAGCCGTGGAAGGTGTTGTTGAAAGGAGGAAACGCGAGTCCGCTGATCAATTGAACGCACTTTCTAATCTTAAAACGAGTAATAACGACGTAAAACACTTATATACCTCCTTGAGATACTTCAAATACATCATCAGTGATTGTGATCACTTCAGGTTTGAAATAAGTATCCGAAAATTCTTCAGTTTCAATTCTCATTCTATTTATTGCGTTTATCGACTCTATGAATGCCTTCTGAGTCAGATCATCCTCAGGGAATAGGCCTCctgtaaatcattttttaaataatatcatataaataatgaatagtCATGGTGATTaagttatataattatttgatatttcaaTTACCTagtactattatttttgaaaatgctAAAACACTTGGTACCATGATGgcaaaacatataaatatagttttataCATTCTTATTTTCCTAAAAcaaagaagttaaaaaaatcaaaaattgtcGATCATAGTGAA
This genomic interval from Microplitis mediator isolate UGA2020A chromosome 2, iyMicMedi2.1, whole genome shotgun sequence contains the following:
- the LOC130664021 gene encoding glutamate receptor ionotropic, kainate 3-like isoform X1 — its product is MYKTIFICFAIMVPSVLAFSKIIVLGGLFPEDDLTQKAFIESINAINRMRIETEEFSDTYFKPEVITITDDVFEVSQGVCTLVGEGIAALFGPHDKVSSSHVQSMCDTMDLPNIVARWDSELVRMKSINFYPHSETLSLIYLYMVTEFKWEKFTILYDSTEALLRMSNLLQRWDTKGYPVTLRYLGKGPDYRSILKKVKNSYEENIIIDCSYDILEEVLQQSQQVGILSDRHKIIITSLDLQTLDLDPYSHSGSNITGIRLLDPEDPDSLSIFNGYLGEMGLEDLSKMRTDWALMFDAIQLFSRAFKQLEEAVEGDVKALACDALDNWEHGASLSNFIRSTEMKGLTGLIKFHTNGFRSDFKLNIVRLTPDGLKTIGNWNSTNSIEWIPEPPPVLDGDVDLANQTFTVVISLLNPFNMLTESTTTKTGNDRYEGFAIDIIHELSQILHFNYTFVEQVDKVTGSLNEKTGKWSGMLGKIIDGEADLAITDLTILSDREKVVDFTMPFMHLGISILYKKPGKAAPSLFSFMSPLSISVWLCLFGALFLTSLLLFVIGRVSPAEWTNPYPCIENPEELENQFTFSNCIWFTIGSIMQQGSEIAPIGVSTRILATAWWFFCMLMTTSYTANLAAFLTIETIVRPIKSAEDLANLNGKIPYGAKRDGSTFKFFENLVHLKGSNYSTYVKMYEYMRDHPEVLTQDNEEGRLRALNEDYAFLMESSSIDYIAQRDCNLTQIGGLLDNKGYGIAMRKRFPYRNKLNTAVLQMQESGILSELKKKWWNEKRGGGSCKDEASGSVVKELSLDNVGGVFLVLVVGVSISLLTSAFTMFKDVYDFSRKERVSVKKELKKELKFLIKCRGNVKPARRFRKRASSQYSSTRDDSPPYGFVPTVITTAHSEEP
- the LOC130664021 gene encoding glutamate receptor ionotropic, kainate 3-like isoform X2 — protein: MYKTIFICFAIMVPSVLAFSKIIVLGGLFPEDDLTQKAFIESINAINRMRIETEEFSDTYFKPEVITITDDVFEVSQGVCTLVGEGIAALFGPHDKVSSSHVQSMCDTMDLPNIVARWDSELVRMKSINFYPHSETLSLIYLYMVTEFKWEKFTILYDSTEALLRMSNLLQRWDTKGYPVTLRYLGKGPDYRSILKKVKNSYEENIIIDCSYDILEEVLQQSQQVGILSDRHKIIITSLDLQTLDLDPYSHSGSNITGIRLLDPEDPDSLSIFNGYLGEMGLEDLSKMRTDWALMFDAIQLFSRAFKQLEEAVEGDVKALACDALDNWEHGASLSNFIRSTEMKGLTGLIKFHTNGFRSDFKLNIVRLTPDGLKTIGNWNSTNSIEWIPEPPPVLDGDVDLANQTFTVVISLLNPFNMLTESTTTKTGNDRYEGFAIDIIHELSQILHFNYTFVEQVDKVTGSLNEKTGKWSGMLGKIIDGEADLAITDLTILSDREKVVDFTMPFMHLGISILYKKPGKAAPSLFSFMSPLSISVWLCLFGALFLTSLLLFVIGRVSPAEWTNPYPCIENPEELENQFTFSNCIWFTIGSIMQQGSEIAPIGVSTRILATAWWFFCMLMTTSYTANLAAFLTIETIVRPIKSAEDLANLNGKIPYGAKRDGSTFKFFEGSNYSTYVKMYEYMRDHPEVLTQDNEEGRLRALNEDYAFLMESSSIDYIAQRDCNLTQIGGLLDNKGYGIAMRKRFPYRNKLNTAVLQMQESGILSELKKKWWNEKRGGGSCKDEASGSVVKELSLDNVGGVFLVLVVGVSISLLTSAFTMFKDVYDFSRKERVSVKKELKKELKFLIKCRGNVKPARRFRKRASSQYSSTRDDSPPYGFVPTVITTAHSEEP